A single genomic interval of Microbacterium sp. zg-Y1090 harbors:
- a CDS encoding GspE/PulE family protein has product MADTAPVALRTRRRQRALSSQQEENRAGDAPILVASAERPAVGHPPAPRPIGHDAGAGMVASSGAPAFGAASARGPQPPQAAPAAVAPAAPASVAPAASASVAPAAPAPSLPQARASQLTPPSDPAPAVGGHGSDLAMLAEFSATTRPGQPVHVASAGAALPVTPAAPPAGPSIPRPAPEPELEPEQTPQQLAVALAARHGLAYVDLTEFAVDPTVVHLIPDQMCRKHLVLPISRVGERLMVVVSDPGNVVVLDDVAAVVRAPIVAAVAEPEAILAAIDRYHRADAEMDELTSSFESTAEEDAWSQDVGDSAADEGPIIRFVNVIISQAIMDRASDIHIEPGREELRVRYRIDGVLTTVHTVPRSMIPGVISRLKVMAELDIGERRKPQDGRISVGHAGRTVDLRVATLPTVWGEKVVARILDSPVASLKLDDLGMLERNMDVFRASFSKPYGMILVTGPTGSGKSTTLYTTLATISKPTVNVITVEDPVEYRMSGINQVQVNPKAGLTFAAALRSILRSDPDVILIGEIRDEETAKIAIESSLTGHLVLSTLHTNDAPSSVTRLIEMGVEPFLVGSALDSVVAQRLARRLCAKCKVKSVATGTELAILGVAVDPAAGPPKVYRSTGCSQCSNTGYRGRIALHEVMAVDDEIERLAVANAPTAQIAAHAEANGMMRLRMDGWAKVLRGHTTIDEILRVTV; this is encoded by the coding sequence GTGGCGGACACGGCTCCCGTCGCGCTGCGCACGCGGCGTCGGCAGCGGGCGCTCTCCTCGCAGCAGGAGGAGAACCGCGCAGGCGACGCCCCCATCCTGGTCGCCTCGGCCGAGCGCCCCGCCGTCGGCCACCCGCCGGCCCCACGGCCGATCGGCCACGATGCCGGTGCCGGCATGGTCGCCTCGTCGGGCGCACCGGCGTTCGGTGCTGCTTCCGCGCGGGGCCCTCAGCCGCCGCAGGCCGCCCCGGCCGCGGTCGCGCCCGCCGCCCCTGCCTCCGTCGCGCCCGCAGCCTCGGCCTCGGTCGCGCCCGCAGCGCCGGCGCCGTCCCTGCCTCAGGCACGCGCCTCGCAGCTGACCCCGCCGTCGGATCCCGCGCCCGCCGTCGGCGGGCACGGCAGCGACCTCGCCATGCTCGCGGAGTTCTCCGCGACGACGCGCCCCGGGCAGCCGGTGCACGTGGCCTCGGCGGGGGCCGCGCTCCCCGTGACACCGGCCGCGCCCCCCGCCGGCCCCTCGATTCCCCGACCGGCGCCGGAGCCCGAGCTCGAGCCCGAGCAGACCCCGCAGCAGCTCGCCGTCGCGCTGGCGGCCCGGCACGGCCTGGCCTACGTCGACCTCACCGAGTTCGCGGTCGATCCCACGGTGGTGCACCTCATCCCCGACCAGATGTGCCGCAAGCACCTGGTGCTGCCGATCTCCCGCGTGGGGGAGCGGCTGATGGTCGTGGTGTCCGATCCTGGCAACGTCGTGGTGCTCGACGACGTCGCGGCGGTCGTGCGGGCGCCCATCGTCGCGGCCGTCGCCGAGCCGGAGGCGATCCTCGCGGCGATCGACCGCTACCACCGCGCGGATGCGGAGATGGACGAGCTGACCTCGTCGTTCGAGAGCACCGCCGAAGAGGATGCCTGGAGTCAGGACGTCGGCGACTCGGCGGCCGACGAAGGCCCCATCATCCGCTTCGTCAACGTCATCATCAGCCAGGCGATCATGGACCGCGCGTCCGACATCCACATCGAGCCGGGCCGTGAGGAGCTGCGGGTGCGGTACCGCATCGACGGCGTGCTGACCACGGTGCACACCGTGCCGCGGTCGATGATCCCCGGCGTGATCAGCCGGCTCAAGGTGATGGCGGAACTCGACATCGGCGAGCGGCGCAAGCCGCAGGACGGCCGAATCTCCGTCGGCCACGCCGGGCGCACCGTCGACCTGCGTGTCGCGACGCTGCCGACGGTGTGGGGCGAGAAGGTCGTCGCCCGAATCCTCGACTCCCCGGTCGCCAGCCTCAAGCTCGATGACCTCGGCATGCTCGAGCGCAACATGGACGTCTTCCGGGCCAGCTTCTCCAAGCCGTACGGGATGATCCTCGTCACCGGTCCGACCGGTTCCGGCAAGTCCACGACCCTGTACACGACGCTCGCCACCATCTCGAAGCCGACCGTGAATGTGATCACCGTGGAGGACCCGGTCGAGTACCGGATGTCGGGGATCAACCAGGTGCAGGTGAACCCGAAGGCGGGACTGACCTTCGCCGCGGCGCTGCGCTCGATCCTGCGGTCGGACCCCGACGTCATCCTCATCGGTGAGATCCGCGACGAGGAGACGGCCAAGATCGCCATCGAATCCTCGCTGACCGGCCACCTGGTGCTCTCGACCCTGCACACGAACGACGCCCCGAGCTCGGTCACGCGTCTCATCGAGATGGGTGTCGAGCCGTTCCTGGTCGGTTCCGCATTGGACTCGGTGGTCGCGCAGCGCCTGGCCCGACGGCTGTGCGCGAAGTGCAAGGTCAAGTCGGTGGCGACCGGGACGGAACTGGCGATCCTGGGTGTGGCGGTCGACCCCGCGGCGGGACCGCCGAAGGTGTATCGGTCGACCGGCTGCTCGCAGTGTTCGAACACCGGCTACCGCGGCCGCATCGCCCTGCACGAGGTGATGGCCGTCGACGACGAGATCGAGAGGCTGGCGGTCGCGAACGCGCCGACCGCCCAGATCGCCGCGCACGCCGAGGCGAACGGCATGATGCGTCTGCGCATGGATGGCTGGGCGAAGGTGCTGCGAGGACACACCACCATCGACGAGATTCTGCGCGTGACCGTCTAG
- a CDS encoding alpha/beta fold hydrolase produces the protein MDAALPGLTRLPAPQFVMTADGDRIATYTWGDETAPTVLCVHGFGSSTRDNWVATGWVRDLLAAGMRVLAVDQRGHGASDKPHLPGSYGMSALVGDLVTVLDTYLLDTVRYVGYSLGGRVGWQTAVDVPHRIERAVLGGIPDGTPLARMRIDQVHAYLDSGEPVADEVTRRYVSLAERVPGNDLRGLVALAEGMRDGDADPDPASPPVQPVLFATGTDDPILEQSRRLASVAPQGTFLEIPGRTHVNAPGSRDFRRAGVAFLAA, from the coding sequence ATGGATGCCGCGCTCCCCGGACTGACCCGCCTGCCCGCACCGCAGTTCGTCATGACCGCCGACGGCGACCGCATCGCCACCTACACCTGGGGCGACGAGACCGCCCCGACCGTGCTGTGCGTGCACGGGTTCGGCTCCAGCACCCGCGACAACTGGGTGGCCACCGGCTGGGTGCGCGACCTGCTCGCCGCCGGCATGCGCGTGCTCGCCGTCGACCAGCGCGGCCACGGCGCCAGCGACAAGCCGCATCTGCCCGGGTCGTACGGCATGAGCGCACTGGTGGGCGACCTGGTCACCGTGCTCGACACCTACCTTCTCGACACCGTGCGCTACGTCGGCTACTCGCTCGGCGGACGCGTCGGATGGCAGACCGCCGTGGACGTGCCGCACCGCATCGAGCGCGCGGTGCTCGGCGGCATCCCCGACGGCACTCCCCTGGCGCGCATGCGCATCGACCAGGTGCACGCCTACCTCGACAGCGGCGAGCCGGTGGCCGATGAGGTCACCCGCCGATACGTGTCACTGGCCGAGCGGGTGCCGGGCAACGACCTGCGAGGTCTGGTGGCGCTCGCCGAGGGGATGCGCGACGGGGACGCCGACCCCGACCCCGCGTCGCCGCCGGTGCAGCCGGTGCTGTTCGCGACGGGAACGGACGACCCGATCCTGGAACAGTCGCGGCGACTGGCGTCGGTCGCCCCGCAGGGGACGTTCCTCGAGATCCCGGGCCGCACGCACGTCAACGCGCCGGGATCGCGTGACTTCCGCCGGGCCGGGGTGGCGTTCCTCGCAGCCTGA
- the rox gene encoding rifampin monooxygenase yields the protein MWDVAIVGGGPTGMMLAAELRLHDVRVVVLERDAVPSPQVRALGLHVRTIELLDQRGLLERFLAHGTQHRVGGWFAGVDAPWPDDLDTAHGYVLGIPQPVTDRLLTAHAVARGAEIRRGETVISLNQDAEGVTLDLADGTAVRARFVVGCDGGRSTVRRLVGIGFPGEPATMQWLLGEMELTAPPETVAAVTAEVRRTQRGFGAGPSGEGRYRVVVPADGVSEDRVTPPSLAEFAAQLRRHAGTDFGAHSPRWLSRFGNATRLADRYRTGRVLLAGDAAHVHPPLGGQGLNLGIQDAVNLGWKLAAEVDGWAPPDLLDTYESERRPVADDVLTLTRAQSELTRLDAGPQAVRQVIADLMDIPGVNRRLTERTTAIGIRYDFGDDDPQVGRRQRDVSLPRGRLYDRMHSGRGLLFDRDGTLDIDGWQGRVDRIVDPGDEPDAAAVLLRPDGHIAWRGEDAAGLRHALSRWFGAPVG from the coding sequence ATGTGGGATGTCGCGATCGTCGGCGGCGGGCCGACCGGGATGATGCTGGCCGCCGAACTGCGGCTGCACGACGTGAGGGTGGTCGTACTCGAGCGGGATGCCGTGCCCTCGCCCCAGGTGCGCGCCCTCGGCCTGCACGTGCGCACCATCGAACTGCTCGACCAGCGCGGCCTGCTCGAGCGCTTCCTCGCGCACGGCACACAGCACCGGGTCGGCGGGTGGTTCGCGGGTGTCGACGCCCCGTGGCCGGACGACCTCGACACCGCACACGGCTACGTGCTCGGCATCCCGCAGCCGGTCACCGACCGTCTGCTGACCGCGCACGCCGTCGCGCGGGGCGCGGAGATCCGCCGTGGCGAAACGGTCATCTCCCTCAACCAGGATGCCGAGGGCGTCACGCTCGACCTGGCGGACGGAACCGCCGTGCGCGCCCGCTTCGTCGTCGGCTGCGACGGCGGCCGCAGCACCGTGCGCCGACTCGTCGGCATCGGTTTCCCCGGCGAACCCGCGACGATGCAGTGGTTGCTCGGCGAGATGGAGCTCACCGCGCCGCCGGAGACGGTCGCTGCGGTGACCGCCGAGGTGCGCCGGACACAGCGCGGGTTCGGCGCCGGCCCGTCGGGTGAGGGCCGCTACCGCGTCGTGGTGCCCGCCGACGGGGTCTCGGAGGACCGCGTCACCCCGCCGAGCCTCGCGGAGTTCGCCGCGCAGCTGCGGCGCCACGCGGGCACCGACTTCGGCGCCCACTCCCCGCGGTGGCTCTCCCGCTTCGGCAATGCCACGCGCCTGGCCGACCGCTACCGCACGGGCCGGGTGCTGCTGGCCGGCGACGCGGCGCACGTGCACCCGCCGCTCGGCGGCCAAGGACTCAACCTCGGCATCCAGGATGCCGTCAACCTCGGCTGGAAGCTGGCCGCCGAGGTCGACGGCTGGGCGCCACCCGACCTGCTGGACACCTATGAGTCCGAGCGCCGCCCCGTCGCCGACGACGTCCTCACCCTCACCCGCGCGCAGAGCGAGCTCACCCGGCTCGACGCCGGACCGCAAGCCGTGCGCCAGGTGATCGCCGACCTCATGGACATCCCCGGGGTCAACCGGCGACTCACCGAGCGGACCACCGCCATCGGCATCCGTTACGACTTCGGCGACGACGACCCGCAGGTCGGACGCCGACAGCGCGACGTTTCGCTGCCGCGCGGGCGCCTGTACGACCGCATGCACAGCGGGCGCGGGCTGCTTTTCGACCGCGACGGCACGCTCGACATCGACGGGTGGCAGGGACGCGTGGATCGCATCGTCGACCCCGGCGACGAACCGGATGCCGCGGCGGTGCTGCTGCGGCCGGACGGCCACATCGCGTGGCGGGGAGAGGATGCCGCCGGGCTTCGCCACGCGCTGTCGCGGTGGTTCGGGGCCCCCGTCGGATGA
- a CDS encoding DUF2809 domain-containing protein, whose protein sequence is MPRPARRRLIAALALVATVATGLAVHRWAADTAASDIAGDALYALAAYAGLVMIFPRPRPWLIAVAAGAWCTAVELLQLTGAPERLGAAFPPAMLLLGTVFDPRDLLVYLLTIAVAVLADTALAVGVRRRRPLRRPTR, encoded by the coding sequence ATGCCGCGCCCCGCCCGCCGTCGCCTGATCGCCGCCCTCGCGCTGGTGGCGACGGTCGCGACGGGACTGGCCGTGCACCGCTGGGCTGCCGACACCGCGGCATCCGACATCGCCGGAGATGCGCTGTACGCGCTCGCCGCCTACGCCGGGCTCGTGATGATCTTCCCGCGGCCTCGCCCGTGGCTCATCGCCGTCGCCGCCGGCGCCTGGTGCACCGCGGTGGAGCTGCTGCAGCTGACGGGTGCCCCGGAGCGCCTCGGCGCGGCGTTCCCGCCGGCGATGCTGCTGCTGGGCACCGTCTTTGACCCCCGCGACCTGCTCGTCTACCTGCTGACGATCGCCGTCGCGGTCCTCGCCGACACGGCCCTCGCGGTGGGGGTGCGGCGACGGCGCCCACTCCGGCGGCCGACGCGCTGA
- a CDS encoding isochorismatase family protein, producing the protein MPRTSDTALLVIDAQESFRQRPDDWAATANPQVFDNIALLVEHARAAGDAVVWVTHAEPGTGGVFDPDSGFVRVVAELDPRADEIHVTKTTVNAFTSTDLQAQLVARGVGTVVVCGIRTEQCCETTARVAGDLGFAVEFVTDATTTSPIAAGPGYAALSGEDLMRRTESVLGAREFAVITTTAHRVRAAAAV; encoded by the coding sequence ATGCCCCGCACGTCAGACACCGCCCTTCTTGTCATCGACGCCCAGGAGTCCTTCCGGCAGCGGCCCGACGACTGGGCGGCCACCGCCAACCCGCAGGTCTTCGACAACATCGCGCTGCTGGTCGAACACGCCCGCGCGGCGGGAGACGCCGTGGTCTGGGTGACGCACGCCGAGCCGGGCACCGGGGGCGTCTTCGACCCCGATTCCGGGTTCGTCCGCGTCGTCGCCGAGCTCGATCCCCGGGCCGACGAGATCCACGTCACCAAGACGACGGTCAACGCGTTCACCTCCACCGACCTGCAGGCGCAGCTCGTGGCACGCGGGGTGGGCACGGTGGTCGTCTGCGGCATCCGCACCGAGCAGTGCTGCGAGACCACCGCGCGCGTCGCGGGCGACCTGGGCTTCGCGGTCGAGTTCGTGACGGATGCCACGACCACCTCGCCGATCGCTGCAGGTCCGGGGTATGCAGCGCTGTCGGGGGAGGACCTGATGCGCCGCACGGAAAGCGTTCTCGGCGCGCGGGAGTTCGCCGTCATCACGACGACGGCCCATCGCGTGCGCGCCGCCGCGGCCGTGTGA
- a CDS encoding ABC1 kinase family protein, protein MQPPPLGRYQEIADTLARHGLGFLAAELGITRFHPARRGASVGASDHRPTDAATQLRLVLEDLGPTFIKLGQLLSTRPDLLPPAYITELSKLQDAAPPVSAEQIRQTIRQELGSDPDDLFATFDWTPMASASIGQVHAATLADGTSVVVKVRRPEVVRKVQDDLDIMNNLAERAARISSMARAYNVPGIVKEFADTLRAELDYLREARNAERFAENFADRPGVVIPRVFWETTTSRVLTLERMTGVKVSDPRALEDAGIDPGAIAEAGATVVLTMIFEDRFFHADLHPGNVFVHPDGRIALIDFGMVGEMTEELTEQLADVFIASATRNSESLASALIELSVSPGPVDRRALRAGLASFFAEFSDKPLGDIHFTRLITDLLRVLRVQHLQLPHEISLVVRALIVTEGVGVQLDPQFDLNSVLTPYARRLIRRRLSFEAVAKRVSRASVDAGALMLDLPTKLRRLMESVDENGIEVHLRAAELVPVVARAERIGNRVVAGIITAALINSIGQLMGRDSRLQTWQRAITGLVLTSFTSLTGYLLWTARRKRD, encoded by the coding sequence ATGCAGCCACCACCGCTGGGCAGATACCAGGAGATCGCCGACACGCTCGCCCGCCACGGGTTGGGGTTCCTCGCCGCCGAGCTCGGCATCACTCGGTTCCACCCCGCACGACGGGGCGCATCGGTCGGCGCCTCCGATCACCGGCCGACCGATGCCGCGACGCAGCTTCGGCTGGTGCTCGAGGACCTCGGCCCCACGTTCATCAAGCTCGGCCAGCTGCTGTCGACGCGCCCCGACCTGCTGCCACCCGCCTACATCACGGAGCTGTCGAAGCTGCAGGATGCCGCGCCTCCCGTGTCCGCCGAGCAGATCCGGCAGACCATCCGCCAGGAGCTGGGCAGCGACCCCGACGATCTGTTCGCGACGTTCGACTGGACGCCCATGGCATCCGCCTCCATCGGACAGGTGCACGCGGCGACGCTCGCGGACGGCACATCGGTCGTGGTGAAGGTGCGCCGGCCCGAGGTGGTGCGCAAGGTGCAGGACGACCTCGACATCATGAACAACCTGGCCGAACGGGCGGCGCGCATATCGTCGATGGCGCGCGCGTACAACGTGCCGGGCATCGTGAAGGAGTTCGCCGACACCCTCCGGGCCGAGCTGGACTATCTGCGCGAAGCCCGCAACGCCGAGCGGTTCGCAGAGAACTTCGCCGATCGCCCCGGGGTCGTGATCCCCCGGGTGTTCTGGGAGACCACGACATCGCGAGTGCTGACGCTCGAGCGGATGACCGGGGTCAAGGTCAGCGACCCCCGCGCGCTCGAGGACGCCGGCATCGACCCCGGCGCCATCGCCGAGGCGGGGGCGACGGTCGTGCTGACGATGATCTTCGAGGACCGTTTCTTCCACGCCGACCTGCACCCGGGCAATGTCTTCGTCCACCCTGACGGCCGCATCGCCCTCATCGACTTCGGCATGGTCGGCGAGATGACGGAGGAACTGACCGAGCAGCTGGCCGATGTGTTCATCGCGTCGGCGACGCGCAACTCGGAATCGCTCGCGAGCGCGCTGATCGAGCTGTCGGTGTCGCCGGGGCCGGTGGACCGCCGGGCGCTGCGCGCAGGCCTGGCCTCCTTCTTCGCGGAGTTCTCCGACAAGCCCCTCGGCGACATCCACTTCACGCGGCTGATCACCGACCTGCTGCGCGTGCTGCGCGTGCAGCACCTGCAGCTGCCGCATGAGATCTCGCTCGTCGTGCGGGCCCTCATCGTCACCGAGGGTGTCGGGGTGCAGCTCGACCCGCAGTTCGACCTCAACAGCGTCCTGACCCCCTACGCCCGGCGACTCATCCGCCGCCGCCTCTCCTTCGAAGCGGTGGCCAAACGCGTGAGCCGAGCGTCGGTGGATGCTGGCGCGCTGATGCTCGACCTTCCCACCAAGCTGCGGCGTCTCATGGAGTCGGTCGACGAGAACGGCATCGAGGTGCACCTGCGCGCAGCGGAGCTCGTCCCCGTCGTCGCGCGGGCCGAGCGCATCGGCAACCGCGTGGTCGCCGGCATCATCACGGCAGCGCTCATCAACAGCATCGGCCAGCTGATGGGCCGTGACAGCCGGCTGCAGACGTGGCAGCGCGCCATCACCGGCCTCGTGCTGACCTCGTTCACGAGCCTCACCGGCTACCTGCTGTGGACGGCACGGCGCAAGCGCGACTGA
- a CDS encoding alpha/beta fold hydrolase has product MTKTPVARGEWPPGIPYLRFGAGATLVYLSGLSASPHLPSGGGLLLQRGLLAPFTRHRAVVWVHWSHELAPPVTMAEIAAASAAAIGPHLPGPVDVVGVSTGGSLALQLALDHPHLVRRLVVVSAAARLSDHGRRVQQELAAAVHAGHTRRAGAVMAREVAASAVSSALFGAAGWVMGRSTFAEAGAELLAVIEAEDDFDVSERLGEITAPTLVIGAARDRFYSPALFRDTAAAIPGGRSIVYPRAGHLGTTLHRRYARDVLGFLGAGR; this is encoded by the coding sequence GTGACGAAGACCCCGGTCGCGAGGGGGGAGTGGCCGCCCGGCATCCCGTATCTGCGCTTCGGGGCGGGGGCGACGCTGGTGTACCTGTCGGGCCTGTCGGCGAGTCCTCACCTGCCGTCAGGGGGCGGGCTGCTGCTGCAGCGCGGACTGCTCGCCCCGTTCACGCGACACCGTGCGGTGGTGTGGGTCCACTGGTCGCACGAGCTGGCGCCACCGGTGACGATGGCGGAGATCGCGGCGGCTTCAGCGGCGGCGATCGGCCCTCACCTGCCGGGTCCGGTCGACGTGGTGGGGGTGTCCACCGGTGGCAGCCTTGCGCTGCAGCTCGCGCTGGATCACCCGCATCTCGTCCGCCGGCTGGTGGTCGTCTCGGCGGCGGCGCGACTGAGCGACCACGGCAGGCGGGTGCAGCAGGAGCTCGCTGCGGCCGTGCATGCGGGGCACACCCGCCGCGCCGGTGCCGTGATGGCGCGAGAGGTCGCGGCGTCGGCGGTGAGTTCGGCGCTGTTCGGCGCGGCGGGGTGGGTGATGGGCCGCAGCACGTTCGCCGAGGCGGGCGCCGAGCTGCTCGCCGTCATCGAAGCCGAGGACGACTTCGACGTGAGCGAGCGGCTGGGGGAGATCACCGCTCCCACCCTCGTCATCGGAGCCGCGCGCGACCGGTTCTACTCACCTGCGCTCTTCCGCGATACGGCCGCGGCCATCCCCGGCGGCCGATCGATCGTGTACCCCCGTGCCGGACACCTCGGCACGACGCTGCACCGACGCTACGCCCGCGACGTGCTCGGTTTTCTCGGGGCCGGTCGTTGA
- a CDS encoding DUF1905 domain-containing protein yields MRIEFESVVFRWDARAEVWLFTDIPEELSEQIAELTGPFTRGFGAVRVEATVGATTWRTSIFPSASGRYWLPLKRAVREAEGLDEGGPVTVGLWVLDA; encoded by the coding sequence GTGCGCATCGAGTTCGAGTCCGTGGTGTTCCGGTGGGACGCCCGCGCCGAGGTGTGGCTGTTCACCGACATCCCCGAGGAGCTGAGCGAGCAGATCGCCGAGCTCACCGGACCGTTCACCCGCGGGTTCGGGGCCGTGCGGGTGGAGGCGACCGTGGGTGCGACAACGTGGCGCACGTCGATCTTCCCCAGCGCGTCCGGCCGCTACTGGCTGCCGCTCAAGCGGGCGGTGCGCGAGGCGGAAGGCCTCGACGAAGGCGGCCCGGTCACGGTCGGGCTGTGGGTGCTGGACGCCTGA
- a CDS encoding CPBP family intramembrane glutamic endopeptidase: MRNLLDTHPLAHALIWIAVYIVAVNIGDAVGELLAFPSLTGILLIVLSVVLVVSLRGARRLAFFGLRRVQPGRGRSTLWYVPLFAIVLVPYVNGFAVGLDAPRVLSALLLVAGVAFVEELLFRGFLLQALRSQGSTTSAILISGVTFGVGHVVNLLRGYALAEQLLQIVAAVVIGIALAYCAVLTGSILPGIVFHALFNLGAALTPSTVRADAVTVAVIAVVMIPYVLFLRARLARVGAALDSPPASVA; this comes from the coding sequence ATGCGGAATCTGCTGGACACCCACCCGCTCGCGCACGCGCTCATCTGGATCGCCGTCTACATCGTGGCGGTGAACATCGGCGACGCGGTCGGCGAGCTGCTCGCGTTCCCCTCGCTGACCGGCATCCTGCTCATCGTGCTCTCGGTGGTGCTCGTGGTCTCCCTGCGCGGGGCTCGCCGACTCGCGTTCTTCGGGCTCCGTCGGGTGCAGCCGGGCAGGGGGCGCTCGACCCTCTGGTACGTCCCGTTGTTCGCGATCGTGCTCGTGCCGTACGTCAACGGCTTCGCGGTCGGTCTCGATGCGCCGCGCGTGCTGTCCGCGCTGCTGCTGGTCGCCGGTGTGGCTTTCGTCGAGGAGCTGCTCTTCCGCGGCTTCCTGCTCCAGGCGCTGCGCAGCCAGGGCAGCACGACGAGTGCCATCCTCATCTCCGGGGTCACCTTCGGCGTGGGACACGTGGTGAACCTCCTGCGCGGATACGCGCTCGCCGAGCAGCTGCTGCAGATCGTCGCAGCCGTCGTGATCGGCATCGCGCTGGCCTACTGCGCGGTCCTGACCGGCAGCATCCTGCCCGGCATCGTCTTCCACGCCCTCTTCAACCTCGGCGCGGCGCTCACGCCGTCCACCGTGCGAGCGGATGCCGTCACCGTCGCCGTCATCGCGGTGGTCATGATTCCTTACGTGCTGTTCCTGCGTGCCCGCCTCGCCAGGGTGGGGGCGGCGCTCGATTCACCGCCGGCATCCGTGGCCTGA
- a CDS encoding aldo/keto reductase produces MQQRPLGRTGRSVSAIGLGTWQLGADWGMVDEVDALAVLEASLESGVTLFDTADVYGDGRSETIIGAFLAQRPGHGVTVATKMGRRMAQEPANYTPENFRAWTDRSRANLKVDTLDLVQLHCPPTEVIEADATYDALDALVADGAIAAYGVSVETCAQALAAIARPNVTNVQIILNPFRLKPLDEVLPAAADAGVSIFARVPLASGLLSGRYTRATTFAENDHRSYNRHGESFDRGETFSGVDYETGLAAVAALTEALPEGVPLPAAALVWGATRPGVTSVIPGARNVGQAASNAAAAALMESDAFDVQAFDAAVRDVYDRYLRADIHPLW; encoded by the coding sequence ATGCAGCAGCGCCCCCTCGGCCGCACCGGTCGATCCGTCTCAGCCATCGGACTCGGAACCTGGCAGCTCGGAGCCGACTGGGGAATGGTCGACGAGGTCGATGCGCTGGCCGTGCTGGAGGCGTCGCTCGAGAGCGGAGTCACCCTCTTCGACACCGCCGACGTCTACGGCGACGGGCGCAGCGAGACGATCATCGGCGCGTTCCTCGCCCAGCGTCCCGGCCACGGCGTGACCGTCGCGACCAAGATGGGGCGGCGCATGGCGCAGGAACCCGCCAACTACACGCCGGAGAACTTCCGCGCCTGGACCGATCGGTCCCGCGCGAACCTGAAGGTCGACACGCTCGACCTCGTGCAGTTGCACTGCCCGCCCACCGAGGTGATCGAGGCGGATGCCACCTACGACGCGCTGGACGCGCTCGTCGCCGACGGCGCCATCGCCGCGTACGGCGTCTCGGTCGAGACGTGCGCGCAGGCGCTCGCGGCGATCGCGCGCCCCAACGTCACCAACGTGCAGATCATCCTCAACCCGTTCCGACTGAAGCCCCTCGACGAGGTGCTGCCGGCCGCGGCGGATGCGGGTGTGTCGATCTTCGCCCGTGTGCCGCTCGCGTCGGGCCTGCTCAGCGGCAGGTACACCCGGGCGACGACGTTCGCCGAGAACGACCACCGCAGCTACAACCGTCACGGGGAGTCGTTCGACCGGGGCGAGACGTTCTCCGGCGTGGACTATGAGACCGGCCTCGCCGCCGTGGCTGCGCTCACCGAGGCGCTGCCCGAGGGCGTGCCGCTGCCGGCGGCGGCGCTGGTCTGGGGTGCCACGCGCCCCGGGGTCACCAGTGTCATCCCCGGCGCGCGCAACGTCGGGCAGGCGGCGTCCAACGCCGCCGCGGCGGCCTTGATGGAGTCGGACGCGTTCGACGTGCAGGCGTTCGACGCCGCGGTGCGCGACGTGTACGACCGGTACCTGCGCGCCGACATCCACCCGCTCTGGTAA
- a CDS encoding M23 family metallopeptidase, with product MPSPLALALPFTGRWLVQNSPARRVPSHGVDVLGQRYAIDFVAVDARGRTSATRDWRTALATEPPERFVGFGMPILAPAAGTVVATHDGEPDHEARRSQPALLAYAMGQAGRLRAGVAAVAGNHVIVRDDASGMFVAVVHLRRGSVRVEVGEMVAVGEQMAQCGNSGNSTEPHVHVQAMDSADLRVARGVPIAFTAYRQWGRDGLRDVGLGIPDETAIVAPLPASDP from the coding sequence ATGCCGTCGCCGCTCGCCCTCGCGCTTCCCTTCACCGGCCGCTGGCTGGTGCAGAACAGTCCCGCCCGGCGCGTGCCGAGTCACGGCGTCGATGTGCTCGGGCAGCGCTACGCGATCGACTTCGTGGCGGTCGACGCGCGCGGGCGCACCTCGGCGACGCGGGATTGGCGCACCGCGCTGGCGACCGAGCCGCCCGAGCGGTTCGTGGGGTTCGGGATGCCGATCCTCGCGCCCGCGGCGGGCACGGTCGTCGCCACGCACGACGGGGAGCCCGACCATGAAGCGCGGCGCTCTCAGCCTGCGCTGCTCGCCTATGCCATGGGGCAGGCGGGTCGGCTGCGCGCCGGGGTGGCCGCCGTGGCGGGGAACCACGTCATCGTCCGTGACGATGCGAGCGGGATGTTCGTCGCGGTCGTGCACCTGCGGCGCGGGTCGGTGCGCGTCGAGGTGGGCGAGATGGTCGCCGTGGGGGAGCAGATGGCGCAGTGCGGCAACTCCGGCAACTCCACGGAGCCGCACGTGCACGTGCAGGCGATGGACAGCGCCGACCTGCGCGTCGCGCGCGGCGTGCCGATAGCGTTCACCGCGTATCGGCAGTGGGGCCGCGACGGGCTGCGCGACGTTGGGCTCGGCATCCCCGACGAGACGGCGATCGTCGCCCCGCTGCCGGCGAGTGACCCGTAA